The following proteins come from a genomic window of Pocillopora verrucosa isolate sample1 chromosome 6, ASM3666991v2, whole genome shotgun sequence:
- the LOC136281689 gene encoding tyrosine-protein kinase receptor Tie-1-like: protein MHRVQLDKRNELQTLSSDTGGVSVKAFFSSHLYFDGPVVLPGGSPYPRMDGRKIANLLQDGYRMPKPQHVDEKLYQIMMKCWENDPDARPTFNELKNQLKDMETLHKKLIDMKMYDKQLYANVEDLTV from the exons atgCATCGTGTTCAGTTAGACAAACGTAATGAGCTTCAAACTCTATCAAGTGACACAGGTGGTGTTTCAGTGAAGGCGTTTTTTTCGTCACATTTATATTTCGATGGTCCCGTGGTTCTTCCAGGCGGTTCACCTTacccacgaatggatggaagaaaaattgcaaacttactccaggatggatacaggatgcctaaaccTCAACACGtcgatgaaaaatt GTATCAGatcatgatgaaatgctgggagAATGACCCAGACGCAAGACCAACtttcaatgaattgaaaaatcagcttaaggacATGGAAACCCTACACAAG AAGCTAATTGACATGAAAATGTACGACAAGCAATTGTATGCAAACGTCGAGGATTTAACGGTGTAG